The following coding sequences lie in one Vanessa atalanta chromosome 1, ilVanAtal1.2, whole genome shotgun sequence genomic window:
- the LOC125077440 gene encoding tumor protein D54 isoform X1: MANHAQTSVEPASLEYMEDPYFLPPDDASTPSFDVAVDELDELENLVSWPQDDTESDWRTLPDLVESALCIETEFYMDNRRRRLRIFRKKMREVRVTFQDLSKPYLAKVSSHTNYKKFLGITPGAEEAMTGAGAGDANTPDELAGLTPEQAEQLRAEWSRELARVEDEIATLRTVLQSKIRQSSDLKRKLGITVWKEITEDVNQGLKNVKESQVYQTIETRVAALKQAVTEAPIYQKTESVIKTTAEKTTSIFGGITAGVSHKLGQMRNSESFRSIEERVGTAYENVKGKVASRSNSTQSFDEALRDASRAGGASGAASPSIPEHKPLP, translated from the exons ATGGCGAACCATGCGCAGACGAGCGTGGAGCCAGCTAGTTTGGAGTACATGGAGGATCCGTACTTTTTGCCCCCGGACGACGCCTCTACTCCGAGTTTCGACGTGGCCGTAGACGAGTTAGACGAGTTGGAAAACTTAGTCAGCTGGCCGCAAGATGACACTGAGTCTGATTGGCGCACGCTGCCCGACCTTGTCGAGTCCGCTCTCTGTATTGAAACAGAATTTTACATGGACAACCGCCGGCGCAGGTTAaggatatttagaaaaaaaatgcgtGAAGTTCGAGTTACATTTCAAGACTTATCGAAACCATATCTTGCCAAAGTCTCTAGCCACACTAATTACAAAAAGTTCCTCGGTATCACTCCAGGAG CAGAGGAAGCGATGACGGGTGCAGGCGCTGGAGACGCGAATACCCCCGACGAGCTAGCAGGACTGACTCCCGAGCAGGCCGAACAGCTCCGTGCAGAGTGGAGTCGGGAGCTAGCACGTGTCGAGGACGAAATCGCCACGCTTCGCACAGTTTTGCAGagcaaa ATCCGTCAAAGCTCCGACTTGAAAAGGAAACTTGGCATCACAGTCTGGAAGGAAATAACCGAAGACGTTAATCAAGGTTTAAAAAACGTTAAAGAGAGCCAAGT TTATCAAACGATAGAAACTCGCGTGGCTGCGCTTAAACAGGCTGTGACTGAAGCACCGAT ATACCAAAAAACTGAATCTGTGATAAAAACAACAGCCGAAAAGACAACGTCTATCTTCGGCGGTATAACGGCCGGTGTGTCGCACAAACTGGGCCAGATGCGCAATTCGGAGTCGTTCCGCTCCATCGAGGAGCGCGTCGGTACCGCTTACGAGAACGTCAAG GGCAAGGTGGCGTCGCGCTCCAACTCGACGCAGAGCTTCGACGAGGCGCTGCGCGACGCGAGCCGGGCGGGCGGCGCGAGCGGCGCGGCGTCGCCCAGCATCCCCGAGCACAAGCCGCTGCCCTAG
- the LOC125077440 gene encoding tumor protein D54 isoform X2, translated as MANHAQTSVEPASLEYMEDPYFLPPDDASTPSFDVAVDELDELENLVSWPQDDTESDWRTLPDLVESALCIETEFYMDNRRRRLRIFRKKMREVRVTFQDLSKPYLAKVSSHTNYKKFLGITPGEEAMTGAGAGDANTPDELAGLTPEQAEQLRAEWSRELARVEDEIATLRTVLQSKIRQSSDLKRKLGITVWKEITEDVNQGLKNVKESQVYQTIETRVAALKQAVTEAPIYQKTESVIKTTAEKTTSIFGGITAGVSHKLGQMRNSESFRSIEERVGTAYENVKGKVASRSNSTQSFDEALRDASRAGGASGAASPSIPEHKPLP; from the exons ATGGCGAACCATGCGCAGACGAGCGTGGAGCCAGCTAGTTTGGAGTACATGGAGGATCCGTACTTTTTGCCCCCGGACGACGCCTCTACTCCGAGTTTCGACGTGGCCGTAGACGAGTTAGACGAGTTGGAAAACTTAGTCAGCTGGCCGCAAGATGACACTGAGTCTGATTGGCGCACGCTGCCCGACCTTGTCGAGTCCGCTCTCTGTATTGAAACAGAATTTTACATGGACAACCGCCGGCGCAGGTTAaggatatttagaaaaaaaatgcgtGAAGTTCGAGTTACATTTCAAGACTTATCGAAACCATATCTTGCCAAAGTCTCTAGCCACACTAATTACAAAAAGTTCCTCGGTATCACTCCAGGAG AGGAAGCGATGACGGGTGCAGGCGCTGGAGACGCGAATACCCCCGACGAGCTAGCAGGACTGACTCCCGAGCAGGCCGAACAGCTCCGTGCAGAGTGGAGTCGGGAGCTAGCACGTGTCGAGGACGAAATCGCCACGCTTCGCACAGTTTTGCAGagcaaa ATCCGTCAAAGCTCCGACTTGAAAAGGAAACTTGGCATCACAGTCTGGAAGGAAATAACCGAAGACGTTAATCAAGGTTTAAAAAACGTTAAAGAGAGCCAAGT TTATCAAACGATAGAAACTCGCGTGGCTGCGCTTAAACAGGCTGTGACTGAAGCACCGAT ATACCAAAAAACTGAATCTGTGATAAAAACAACAGCCGAAAAGACAACGTCTATCTTCGGCGGTATAACGGCCGGTGTGTCGCACAAACTGGGCCAGATGCGCAATTCGGAGTCGTTCCGCTCCATCGAGGAGCGCGTCGGTACCGCTTACGAGAACGTCAAG GGCAAGGTGGCGTCGCGCTCCAACTCGACGCAGAGCTTCGACGAGGCGCTGCGCGACGCGAGCCGGGCGGGCGGCGCGAGCGGCGCGGCGTCGCCCAGCATCCCCGAGCACAAGCCGCTGCCCTAG
- the LOC125077440 gene encoding tumor protein D53 homolog isoform X3, producing the protein MANHAQTSVEPASLEYMEDPYFLPPDDASTPSFDVAVDELDELENLVSWPQDDTESDWRTLPDLVESALCIETEFYMDNRRRRLRIFRKKMREVRVTFQDLSKPYLAKVSSHTNYKKFLGITPGAEEAMTGAGAGDANTPDELAGLTPEQAEQLRAEWSRELARVEDEIATLRTVLQSKIRQSSDLKRKLGITVWKEITEDVNQGLKNVKESQVYQKTESVIKTTAEKTTSIFGGITAGVSHKLGQMRNSESFRSIEERVGTAYENVKGKVASRSNSTQSFDEALRDASRAGGASGAASPSIPEHKPLP; encoded by the exons ATGGCGAACCATGCGCAGACGAGCGTGGAGCCAGCTAGTTTGGAGTACATGGAGGATCCGTACTTTTTGCCCCCGGACGACGCCTCTACTCCGAGTTTCGACGTGGCCGTAGACGAGTTAGACGAGTTGGAAAACTTAGTCAGCTGGCCGCAAGATGACACTGAGTCTGATTGGCGCACGCTGCCCGACCTTGTCGAGTCCGCTCTCTGTATTGAAACAGAATTTTACATGGACAACCGCCGGCGCAGGTTAaggatatttagaaaaaaaatgcgtGAAGTTCGAGTTACATTTCAAGACTTATCGAAACCATATCTTGCCAAAGTCTCTAGCCACACTAATTACAAAAAGTTCCTCGGTATCACTCCAGGAG CAGAGGAAGCGATGACGGGTGCAGGCGCTGGAGACGCGAATACCCCCGACGAGCTAGCAGGACTGACTCCCGAGCAGGCCGAACAGCTCCGTGCAGAGTGGAGTCGGGAGCTAGCACGTGTCGAGGACGAAATCGCCACGCTTCGCACAGTTTTGCAGagcaaa ATCCGTCAAAGCTCCGACTTGAAAAGGAAACTTGGCATCACAGTCTGGAAGGAAATAACCGAAGACGTTAATCAAGGTTTAAAAAACGTTAAAGAGAGCCAAGT ATACCAAAAAACTGAATCTGTGATAAAAACAACAGCCGAAAAGACAACGTCTATCTTCGGCGGTATAACGGCCGGTGTGTCGCACAAACTGGGCCAGATGCGCAATTCGGAGTCGTTCCGCTCCATCGAGGAGCGCGTCGGTACCGCTTACGAGAACGTCAAG GGCAAGGTGGCGTCGCGCTCCAACTCGACGCAGAGCTTCGACGAGGCGCTGCGCGACGCGAGCCGGGCGGGCGGCGCGAGCGGCGCGGCGTCGCCCAGCATCCCCGAGCACAAGCCGCTGCCCTAG
- the LOC125077440 gene encoding tumor protein D54 isoform X5, which translates to MSGVQTEEAMTGAGAGDANTPDELAGLTPEQAEQLRAEWSRELARVEDEIATLRTVLQSKIRQSSDLKRKLGITVWKEITEDVNQGLKNVKESQVYQTIETRVAALKQAVTEAPIYQKTESVIKTTAEKTTSIFGGITAGVSHKLGQMRNSESFRSIEERVGTAYENVKGKVASRSNSTQSFDEALRDASRAGGASGAASPSIPEHKPLP; encoded by the exons ATGAGCGGTGTTCAAACag AGGAAGCGATGACGGGTGCAGGCGCTGGAGACGCGAATACCCCCGACGAGCTAGCAGGACTGACTCCCGAGCAGGCCGAACAGCTCCGTGCAGAGTGGAGTCGGGAGCTAGCACGTGTCGAGGACGAAATCGCCACGCTTCGCACAGTTTTGCAGagcaaa ATCCGTCAAAGCTCCGACTTGAAAAGGAAACTTGGCATCACAGTCTGGAAGGAAATAACCGAAGACGTTAATCAAGGTTTAAAAAACGTTAAAGAGAGCCAAGT TTATCAAACGATAGAAACTCGCGTGGCTGCGCTTAAACAGGCTGTGACTGAAGCACCGAT ATACCAAAAAACTGAATCTGTGATAAAAACAACAGCCGAAAAGACAACGTCTATCTTCGGCGGTATAACGGCCGGTGTGTCGCACAAACTGGGCCAGATGCGCAATTCGGAGTCGTTCCGCTCCATCGAGGAGCGCGTCGGTACCGCTTACGAGAACGTCAAG GGCAAGGTGGCGTCGCGCTCCAACTCGACGCAGAGCTTCGACGAGGCGCTGCGCGACGCGAGCCGGGCGGGCGGCGCGAGCGGCGCGGCGTCGCCCAGCATCCCCGAGCACAAGCCGCTGCCCTAG
- the LOC125077440 gene encoding tumor protein D54 isoform X4 has translation MSGVQTAEEAMTGAGAGDANTPDELAGLTPEQAEQLRAEWSRELARVEDEIATLRTVLQSKIRQSSDLKRKLGITVWKEITEDVNQGLKNVKESQVYQTIETRVAALKQAVTEAPIYQKTESVIKTTAEKTTSIFGGITAGVSHKLGQMRNSESFRSIEERVGTAYENVKGKVASRSNSTQSFDEALRDASRAGGASGAASPSIPEHKPLP, from the exons ATGAGCGGTGTTCAAACag CAGAGGAAGCGATGACGGGTGCAGGCGCTGGAGACGCGAATACCCCCGACGAGCTAGCAGGACTGACTCCCGAGCAGGCCGAACAGCTCCGTGCAGAGTGGAGTCGGGAGCTAGCACGTGTCGAGGACGAAATCGCCACGCTTCGCACAGTTTTGCAGagcaaa ATCCGTCAAAGCTCCGACTTGAAAAGGAAACTTGGCATCACAGTCTGGAAGGAAATAACCGAAGACGTTAATCAAGGTTTAAAAAACGTTAAAGAGAGCCAAGT TTATCAAACGATAGAAACTCGCGTGGCTGCGCTTAAACAGGCTGTGACTGAAGCACCGAT ATACCAAAAAACTGAATCTGTGATAAAAACAACAGCCGAAAAGACAACGTCTATCTTCGGCGGTATAACGGCCGGTGTGTCGCACAAACTGGGCCAGATGCGCAATTCGGAGTCGTTCCGCTCCATCGAGGAGCGCGTCGGTACCGCTTACGAGAACGTCAAG GGCAAGGTGGCGTCGCGCTCCAACTCGACGCAGAGCTTCGACGAGGCGCTGCGCGACGCGAGCCGGGCGGGCGGCGCGAGCGGCGCGGCGTCGCCCAGCATCCCCGAGCACAAGCCGCTGCCCTAG